One segment of Lytechinus variegatus isolate NC3 chromosome 13, Lvar_3.0, whole genome shotgun sequence DNA contains the following:
- the LOC121426691 gene encoding fibropellin-1-like: MYQKAWMHFLAIIGNVCETEIDYCNPPPCTNGTCMNNEGDFECSCPFGFGGKTCSDKIEYCQENPCANDGRCIVSELALRGYFCECNAGYTGSSCSINIDECKSSPCLHGGDCIDGINSFTCTCTTGFTGFECEGKIDLCSDWNCQNGGTCNDLGDSVICACAEAYAGQYCEEVTTACSDSPCRNGGTCSAVDNTAFTYKCFCTEGFIGQRCETKASFCQSDPCRNGATCEDEAVNYICHCPAGFQGETCSEAIRWCDDTPCGLNAICIEETDSFTCLCNVGYTGPRCEEVLTLCNAQNPCHNGATCSGDSDTFECHCPPAYNGMLCEHLINPCAISPCLYGGSCVKDQLSYQCDCVEGFEGINCEVDQDECKSNPCEHGTCTNTPGSFECECEAGYTGVTCSEDVLCIPNPCENGGVCENLNTRYR, translated from the exons atgtatcaaaaagcaTGGATGCACTTCTTAGCAATCATAG GCAACGTATGCGAGACAGAAATAGACTACTGCAATCCACCACCATGCACGAATGGAACCTGTATGAACAACGAAGGTGATTTTGAATGTTCTTGCCCATTTGGATTTGGTGGTAAAACCTGCTCAGACAAAATAGAATACTGTCAAGAAAATCCATGCGCAAATGATGGAAGATGCATAGTCTCCGAACTTGCATTACGTGGGTACTTCTGTGAATGTAACGCAGGATATACAGGATCGTCCTGTTCTATTAACATTGACGAGTGTAAGAGCAGCCCTTGCTTACATGGCGGCGATTGCATCGATGGTATCAACAGTTTTACCTGTACATGCACAACTGGATTTACTGGTTTTGAATGCGAAGGAAAAATTGATCTATGTTCTGATTGGAACTGCCAGAATGGTGGTACATGCAATGATCTAGGCGACAGCGTAATCTGTGCATGTGCTGAAGCCTATGCCGGGCAGTACTGTGAAGAAGTTACAACAGCTTGCAGTGACTCCCCCTGCAGAAATGGAGGAACATGCTCAGCTGTTGACAACACAGCATTCACATACAAATGCTTCTGTACAGAGGGATTCATAGGACAAAGGTGTGAAACCAAGGCGAGCTTCTGCCAGTCGGATCCTTGTAGAAACGGAGCCACCTGTGAGGATGAAGCAGTTAATTACATCTGCCATTGTCCTGCTGGATTTCAAG GTGAAACCTGTTCTGAAGCAATACGATGGTGCGATGACACTCCATGTGGTCTGAATGCAATCTGCATTGAAGAGACTGATTCCTTCACCTGCCTATGCAATGTGGGTTACACTGGACCGAGATGTGAGGAAGTGCTAACGTTATGCAATGCCCAAAACCCCTGCCACAATGGAGCTACTTGCAGCGGGGACTCGGATACATTTGAGTGCCATTGCCCACCTGCATACAATG GTATGTTATGCGAGCATTTGATCAACCCTTGTGCTATTTCGCCTTGCCTGTACGGTGGTTCATGTGTAAAGGATCAGCTATCTTATCAGTGTGATTGTGTGGAAGGATTTGAAGgaataaactgtgaagttgATCAAGATGAATGTAAAAGCAA TCCATGTGAGCATGGAACCTGCACAAATACCCCAGGCTCTTTTGAATGCGAATGTGAAGCAGGGTACACTGGGGTTACCTGTTCAGAAGATGTCCTATGCATCCCAAATCCTTGTGAAAATGGAGGAGTTTGTGAGAACCTGAACACTAGATATCGGTAA